From a region of the Pseudoxanthomonas sp. X-1 genome:
- a CDS encoding cytochrome c, whose protein sequence is MTRSLLLAACFALLYAGVAGTGQARQDAPAPAAAPTPAPAAVAAPRGNAAAGKQLSYTCQGCHGVIGYKNAYPNYHVPRIGGQSAEYLAQALTEYKAGKRKHPTMQAQAQSFSDQDIADLAAYLSSLK, encoded by the coding sequence ATGACGCGATCGTTGTTGCTCGCCGCCTGTTTTGCCCTGCTGTACGCCGGCGTGGCCGGCACGGGCCAGGCCCGCCAGGACGCCCCGGCCCCGGCCGCTGCCCCGACTCCCGCACCCGCCGCCGTCGCCGCCCCGCGCGGCAACGCCGCCGCCGGCAAGCAGCTGTCCTACACCTGCCAGGGCTGCCATGGCGTCATCGGCTACAAGAACGCCTACCCCAACTATCACGTGCCGCGCATCGGCGGGCAGTCGGCCGAGTACCTGGCCCAGGCCCTGACCGAATACAAGGCGGGCAAGCGCAAGCATCCGACGATGCAGGCGCAGGCCCAGAGCTTCTCCGACCAGGACATCGCCGACCTGGCCGCCTACCTGTCCAGCCTGAAGTAA
- a CDS encoding aspartyl protease family protein — protein MIHVPFETVEGRIYVRARVNGGGEHRFAVDTGASGMARADARLTSALNLPLAGHSGNSDGVQTQVAQTVRIDALELDGLRREGVEAITRDYRAKLSDEAAFDGILARDFFADGLLVIDYPAKTLSFSRALSLSHDQPGVLAYTRAFRVPVRIGGRELEGNLDTGANVALVLPRTLYDQIEAGPLAEAGAGQLSHTSIALDKAIVHGPVQIGALVLRDVDARVSERFPELLVGALALKDSVLMIDQRSRSVAVCKP, from the coding sequence TTGATCCATGTCCCGTTCGAGACTGTGGAGGGACGCATCTACGTCCGCGCCAGGGTCAACGGAGGAGGCGAGCATCGGTTCGCCGTCGATACCGGCGCCAGCGGGATGGCGCGGGCGGATGCGCGTCTGACCAGCGCGCTGAACCTGCCGCTCGCGGGGCACTCCGGAAATTCGGATGGCGTGCAGACCCAGGTGGCGCAGACCGTTCGCATCGACGCGCTCGAGCTCGATGGCCTGCGCCGCGAGGGCGTCGAGGCGATCACCCGCGACTACCGCGCCAAGCTGAGCGACGAGGCGGCCTTCGACGGCATCCTCGCGCGCGACTTCTTCGCCGATGGCCTGCTGGTCATCGACTATCCGGCGAAAACGCTGTCCTTCAGCCGCGCGTTGTCGCTATCGCATGACCAGCCCGGCGTGCTGGCCTACACGCGTGCCTTCCGCGTGCCGGTGCGGATCGGCGGGCGCGAACTGGAGGGCAATCTGGATACCGGCGCCAACGTGGCGCTGGTGCTCCCCAGGACGCTTTACGACCAGATCGAGGCCGGCCCGCTGGCCGAGGCCGGCGCGGGTCAGCTGAGCCATACCTCGATCGCGCTGGACAAGGCCATCGTCCACGGGCCGGTCCAGATCGGCGCGCTGGTCCTGCGCGATGTCGATGCGCGCGTGTCCGAACGCTTCCCCGAGCTGCTGGTCGGCGCACTGGCACTGAAGGACAGCGTGCTGATGATCGACCAGCGCTCGCGGAGCGTGGCGGTATGCAAGCCATGA
- a CDS encoding NfuA family Fe-S biogenesis protein, giving the protein MIQISETAQHHFRKLIEREASPGLGVRLSAVDPGTPRADARLEFAEPRELAGDEWAVDCEGFTLYVDAASVPWLDDAEIDFVTQGAGSQLTIKAPHIKGKAPAEGASLVERVRWVVEHEVNPQLASHGGRVAVEEVTGEGVVFLRFGGGCHGCGMADVTLKQGIEKTLLTRVPGVTAVRDATDHDSGQAPYMPRDAA; this is encoded by the coding sequence ATGATCCAGATCTCCGAGACCGCCCAGCACCATTTCCGCAAGCTGATCGAGCGCGAGGCCTCGCCAGGCCTGGGCGTGCGCCTCAGCGCGGTCGATCCGGGCACCCCGCGCGCCGATGCGCGGCTGGAGTTCGCCGAACCGCGCGAACTGGCCGGCGACGAATGGGCCGTGGACTGCGAAGGCTTCACCCTGTACGTGGACGCGGCCAGCGTGCCGTGGCTGGACGATGCCGAGATCGACTTCGTCACCCAGGGCGCCGGCAGCCAGCTGACGATCAAGGCCCCGCACATCAAGGGCAAGGCGCCGGCCGAGGGCGCCTCGCTGGTCGAGCGCGTGCGCTGGGTGGTCGAGCACGAGGTCAACCCGCAGCTGGCCTCGCACGGCGGCCGCGTGGCGGTGGAGGAAGTGACGGGCGAGGGCGTGGTGTTCCTGCGCTTCGGCGGCGGCTGCCACGGCTGCGGCATGGCCGATGTCACCCTGAAGCAGGGCATCGAGAAAACCCTGCTGACGCGGGTGCCGGGCGTGACCGCGGTGCGTGACGCCACCGACCACGACAGCGGCCAGGCGCCGTACATGCCGCGCGACGCGGCCTGA
- a CDS encoding TraB/GumN family protein, whose protein sequence is MTDTDSTALPAMLQREEGAEQPQRVVQRDGVRYTLLGTAHVSKASVEAVQQAIDSGAYDAVAVELDAQRLQALSDPDALAKLDLVQVIRKGRVALFAANLALAAYQRRLAEQLGIEPGAELKRAVDVARERGLAVHLIDREVGLTFKRASAKLGLFGKLKLGAGLLGGLFASDEVGEAEIEQLKQGDMLEASFGEFAKESPALYEAVIAERDRYMAASLREQAGSAREVLAVVGAGHLQGLAQHLAEDQADPAVVRSELEFVQPKRKLPWLMMLLSVLVLGGIVWGFYSGGLKVGSTLLVQWLVLTGGLAGLGCLAAAGHPLSILAAIVAAPLKPFRPGLPAGAFSALVEVHLRKPAYGDFLALRDDAQTLKGWYRNRVCRVVLTFMLTNLGSMAGFWITGVLVARKLLG, encoded by the coding sequence ATGACCGACACCGATTCCACCGCCCTGCCCGCCATGCTTCAGCGGGAGGAAGGCGCAGAACAGCCGCAGCGCGTGGTGCAGCGCGATGGCGTGCGCTACACGCTGCTGGGCACCGCACACGTGTCCAAGGCCAGCGTCGAGGCCGTGCAGCAGGCCATCGACAGCGGCGCCTACGACGCGGTGGCCGTCGAACTCGATGCCCAGCGCCTGCAGGCGCTGAGCGATCCGGATGCGCTGGCCAAGCTGGACCTGGTGCAGGTGATCCGCAAGGGCCGCGTGGCGCTGTTCGCGGCCAATCTGGCGCTGGCGGCCTACCAGCGTCGCCTGGCCGAACAGCTGGGCATCGAGCCCGGCGCCGAGCTCAAGCGCGCGGTGGACGTGGCGCGTGAGCGCGGGCTGGCCGTGCACCTGATCGACCGCGAGGTCGGCCTGACCTTCAAGCGCGCCTCGGCCAAGCTGGGCCTGTTCGGCAAGCTCAAGCTGGGCGCCGGCCTGCTTGGCGGCCTGTTCGCCTCCGACGAGGTGGGCGAGGCGGAAATCGAACAGCTCAAGCAGGGCGACATGCTGGAAGCCAGCTTCGGCGAGTTCGCCAAGGAGAGTCCGGCCCTGTACGAGGCGGTGATCGCCGAGCGCGACCGCTACATGGCCGCCAGCCTGCGCGAACAGGCCGGCAGCGCACGCGAGGTGCTGGCCGTGGTCGGCGCCGGCCATCTGCAGGGCCTGGCCCAGCACCTGGCCGAGGACCAGGCCGACCCGGCCGTGGTGCGCAGCGAACTGGAATTCGTCCAGCCCAAGCGCAAGCTGCCCTGGCTCATGATGCTGCTGAGCGTGCTGGTGCTGGGCGGCATCGTCTGGGGCTTCTACAGCGGCGGGCTGAAGGTCGGCAGCACGCTGCTGGTGCAGTGGCTGGTGCTGACCGGCGGCCTGGCCGGGCTGGGCTGCCTGGCCGCAGCCGGTCATCCGCTCAGCATCCTGGCGGCGATCGTCGCCGCGCCGCTCAAGCCGTTCCGCCCGGGCCTGCCGGCCGGCGCCTTCAGCGCGCTGGTCGAGGTGCACCTGCGCAAGCCGGCCTACGGCGACTTCCTGGCGCTGCGCGACGATGCGCAGACGCTCAAGGGCTGGTACCGCAATCGCGTCTGCCGCGTGGTGCTGACCTTCATGCTGACCAACCTGGGCAGCATGGCCGGCTTCTGGATCACCGGCGTGCTGGTGGCGCGCAAGCTGCTGGGCTGA
- a CDS encoding efflux RND transporter periplasmic adaptor subunit, which yields MSKSAHARPATVLGAAALALALITALPGCGSAQGADPKAADAKADKGKDKDKEKAADAVPVEAVKATHRAVAASYAGTTTLEPRAESQVIAKTSGVALAVLVEEGQEVRAGQPLVRLDADRAQLSVAQTEAQMRKLENNYQRALKLVDQQMISANDVDQLRYDLENMRAQNRLARLELSYTTVVAPISGVVASRSIKPGNFVQINTPIIRLVDRSRLEATLNVPERELATLRAGQPVTLQADALPGKAFTGRVDRVAPVVDAGSGTFRVVCAFEGGTQLQAGMFGRLRIEYDHRADALVIPRAALLDDGDPAVYLVRAGKAMRTAVEPGYVDGAWVEIRKGLKVGDAVVTAGKVALRDGSAVTVIEAPPAPATQVALAGKR from the coding sequence ATGTCTAAGTCCGCCCACGCCCGTCCCGCCACCGTCCTGGGCGCCGCCGCCCTCGCGCTGGCGCTGATCACCGCCTTGCCCGGCTGCGGCAGCGCGCAGGGCGCCGATCCCAAGGCCGCCGACGCCAAGGCCGACAAGGGCAAGGACAAGGACAAGGAAAAAGCCGCCGACGCGGTGCCGGTGGAGGCGGTCAAGGCGACCCATCGCGCCGTGGCCGCCAGCTACGCCGGCACCACCACGCTGGAGCCGCGCGCCGAGTCGCAGGTCATCGCCAAGACCTCCGGCGTGGCCCTGGCGGTGCTGGTCGAGGAGGGCCAGGAGGTGCGGGCCGGCCAGCCGCTGGTGCGCCTGGACGCCGACCGCGCGCAGCTGAGCGTGGCCCAGACCGAGGCGCAGATGCGCAAGCTGGAGAACAACTATCAGCGCGCCCTCAAGCTGGTCGACCAGCAGATGATCAGCGCCAACGACGTCGACCAGCTGCGCTACGACCTGGAGAACATGCGCGCGCAGAACCGCCTGGCGCGGCTGGAGCTGTCCTACACCACGGTGGTGGCGCCGATCTCCGGCGTGGTCGCCTCGCGCTCGATCAAGCCGGGCAACTTCGTGCAGATCAACACGCCGATCATCCGCCTGGTCGATCGCTCGCGGCTGGAGGCCACGCTCAACGTGCCCGAGCGCGAACTGGCCACGCTGCGCGCCGGCCAGCCGGTGACCCTGCAGGCCGATGCGCTGCCCGGCAAGGCGTTCACCGGCAGGGTCGATCGCGTCGCCCCGGTGGTGGACGCCGGTAGCGGCACCTTCCGCGTGGTGTGCGCGTTCGAGGGGGGCACCCAGCTGCAGGCCGGCATGTTCGGCCGCCTGCGGATTGAGTACGACCACCGCGCCGACGCGCTGGTGATTCCGCGCGCGGCGCTGCTGGACGATGGCGATCCGGCGGTCTACCTGGTGCGGGCCGGCAAGGCGATGCGCACCGCAGTCGAACCGGGCTATGTCGATGGCGCCTGGGTCGAGATCCGCAAGGGGCTCAAGGTGGGCGATGCGGTGGTGACCGCCGGCAAGGTCGCCCTGCGCGACGGCAGCGCGGTGACGGTGATCGAGGCACCGCCGGCGCCGGCGACCCAGGTCGCCCTGGCCGGCAAGCGCTGA
- a CDS encoding efflux RND transporter permease subunit, whose translation MSIAALSIRRPVTTVMCFVSLLVIGAIAAVRLPLEAFPDISAPFLFVQLPYPGSTPEEVERNILRPAEEALAIMPGIKRLRGTATADAASIFIEFSDWDRDIAIAASDARERLDAIRGDLPDDLKRYSVFKWSSSDQPILRVRLAGDRDMTASYDMIEREFKRRLERIPGVARVEISGAAPNEVEVAIAPDRLTAHGLNLNDLTTRLQAANFSISAGQIDDHGQRLRVQPMGEVADLQQLRELVIADSGLRLGDIASVQLKPSRMDYGRRLDGKPAVGMDIYKERSANLVQVSRDTMAEVEAIRAQPELADVQVKVMENQGENVTSSLLELAEAGAIGLLLSIAVLFFFLRHWPSTLMVTLAIPICFVMTLGFMYFAGVTLNILTMMGLLLAVGMLVDNAVVVVESIFQEREKMPGEPVKAALLGTRHVAIALSAGTLCHCIVFVPNLFGETNQISIFMAQIAVTISVSLLASWLVAISLIPMLSARMKTPPLLRSERGLIPWLQRRYARLLRWTLEHRGWSVLGIVLIVAASLVPMKLTEMDMFGGGQAGETSVLYQFRGSYTRDQMSAEVARAEQYLESQRKALGITQIYSWFSESEGASSSVKFDTTDPDETKRRVELLRKGLPKSARAEIVMGSGNGNGGGNKNGVQVQLTGDSTAVLQEIARDVLPALASRPELRDVRIDAGDQSSELKVRVDRERVAAFGFSAQDVASFVNIALRGGQLRELRRGDTEVPVTVRFAGAEQSTIADLEGFMVRAKDGRSVPLLSMVSIDMAPSASQISRSNRQTTLAITANLAEQVTAAKGREAMEAVLKAMAFPAGYHYTFDGGDYQDDGEAMQQMLFNMVIALLMIYLVMAAVFESLLFPAAIMSGVVFSIFGVFWLFWLTGTAFGVMSFIGILVLMGVVVNNGIVMIEHINTLRRGGLGRTDALVEGSRERLRPIMMTMGTAILAMVPIAMGGTQMGGDGPPYFPMARAIAGGLAFSTVVSLLFLPTIYAILDDLSAGMRRLVRRARGVPPEVAVGTA comes from the coding sequence ATGAGCATCGCCGCGCTCAGCATCCGCCGGCCCGTCACCACGGTGATGTGCTTCGTCTCGCTGCTGGTGATCGGCGCGATCGCGGCGGTGCGGCTGCCGCTGGAGGCCTTCCCGGACATCTCCGCGCCGTTCCTGTTCGTGCAGCTGCCGTATCCGGGCTCCACGCCGGAGGAGGTCGAGCGCAACATCCTGCGCCCGGCCGAGGAGGCGCTGGCGATCATGCCGGGCATCAAGCGTCTGCGCGGCACCGCGACCGCCGATGCGGCCAGCATCTTCATCGAGTTCAGCGACTGGGACCGCGACATCGCCATCGCCGCGTCCGACGCGCGCGAACGCCTCGATGCGATCCGCGGTGACCTGCCCGACGATCTCAAGCGCTATTCGGTGTTCAAGTGGTCCAGCAGCGACCAGCCGATCCTGCGCGTGCGCCTGGCCGGCGACCGCGACATGACTGCCTCGTACGACATGATCGAGCGTGAATTCAAACGCCGGCTGGAGCGCATCCCCGGCGTGGCGCGCGTGGAGATCTCCGGCGCGGCGCCCAACGAGGTGGAGGTGGCGATCGCGCCGGATCGCCTGACCGCGCACGGCCTCAACCTCAACGACCTGACCACGCGCCTGCAGGCGGCGAACTTCTCGATCTCCGCCGGCCAGATCGACGACCACGGCCAGCGCCTGCGCGTGCAGCCGATGGGCGAGGTCGCCGACCTGCAGCAGCTGCGCGAGCTGGTGATCGCCGACAGCGGCCTGCGCCTGGGCGACATCGCCAGCGTGCAGCTCAAGCCCTCGCGCATGGACTACGGCCGCCGCCTGGACGGCAAGCCGGCCGTGGGCATGGACATCTACAAGGAGCGCAGCGCCAACCTGGTGCAGGTCTCGCGCGACACCATGGCCGAGGTGGAGGCCATCCGCGCCCAGCCCGAACTGGCCGATGTGCAGGTCAAGGTGATGGAGAACCAGGGCGAGAACGTCACGTCCTCGCTGCTCGAGCTGGCCGAGGCCGGCGCGATCGGCCTGCTGCTGTCCATCGCCGTGCTGTTCTTCTTCCTGCGCCACTGGCCATCCACGCTGATGGTGACCCTGGCCATCCCGATCTGCTTCGTGATGACCCTGGGCTTCATGTACTTCGCCGGGGTCACGCTCAACATCCTGACGATGATGGGCCTGCTGCTGGCGGTCGGCATGCTGGTCGACAACGCCGTGGTCGTGGTGGAAAGCATCTTCCAGGAGCGCGAGAAGATGCCGGGCGAGCCGGTCAAGGCCGCCTTGCTCGGGACCAGGCATGTCGCCATCGCCCTGTCGGCCGGCACGCTCTGCCATTGCATCGTGTTCGTGCCCAACCTGTTCGGCGAGACCAACCAGATCAGCATCTTCATGGCGCAGATCGCGGTGACCATCTCGGTCTCGCTGCTGGCTTCCTGGCTGGTGGCCATCAGCCTGATCCCGATGCTGTCGGCGCGGATGAAGACGCCGCCGCTGCTGCGTTCCGAGCGCGGCCTGATCCCGTGGCTGCAGCGCCGCTATGCGCGCCTCCTGCGTTGGACGCTGGAGCACCGCGGCTGGAGCGTGTTGGGCATCGTGCTGATCGTGGCCGCCAGCCTGGTTCCGATGAAGCTGACCGAGATGGACATGTTCGGCGGCGGGCAGGCGGGGGAGACCTCGGTGCTGTACCAGTTCCGCGGCTCCTACACCCGCGACCAGATGTCGGCCGAGGTCGCGCGCGCCGAGCAGTACCTGGAAAGCCAGCGCAAGGCGCTGGGCATCACCCAGATCTATTCGTGGTTCAGCGAGAGCGAGGGCGCGTCGAGTTCGGTGAAGTTCGACACCACCGATCCGGACGAGACCAAGCGCCGGGTCGAGCTGCTGCGCAAGGGCCTGCCCAAGTCGGCGCGTGCCGAGATCGTGATGGGCAGCGGCAATGGCAACGGCGGCGGCAACAAGAACGGCGTGCAGGTGCAGCTGACCGGCGACTCGACTGCGGTGTTGCAGGAAATCGCCCGCGACGTGCTGCCGGCGCTGGCCAGCCGCCCGGAACTGCGCGACGTGCGCATCGACGCCGGCGACCAGAGCAGCGAGCTGAAGGTGCGGGTGGACCGCGAGCGCGTCGCGGCGTTTGGCTTCTCGGCGCAGGACGTGGCGAGCTTCGTCAACATCGCCCTGCGCGGCGGCCAGCTGCGCGAGCTGCGCCGCGGCGACACCGAGGTGCCGGTCACCGTACGCTTCGCCGGCGCCGAGCAGTCGACCATCGCCGACCTGGAGGGCTTCATGGTGCGCGCCAAGGACGGGCGCAGCGTGCCGCTGCTGTCGATGGTCAGCATCGACATGGCGCCATCGGCCTCGCAGATCTCGCGCAGCAACCGCCAGACCACGCTGGCCATCACCGCCAACCTGGCCGAGCAGGTCACCGCGGCCAAGGGCCGCGAGGCGATGGAGGCGGTGCTCAAGGCGATGGCCTTCCCGGCCGGCTACCACTACACCTTCGACGGCGGCGACTACCAGGACGACGGCGAGGCCATGCAGCAGATGCTGTTCAACATGGTCATCGCGCTGCTGATGATCTACCTGGTGATGGCGGCGGTGTTCGAGTCGCTGCTGTTCCCGGCGGCGATCATGTCCGGCGTGGTGTTCTCGATTTTCGGCGTGTTCTGGCTGTTCTGGCTCACCGGCACCGCCTTCGGCGTGATGTCCTTCATCGGCATCCTGGTGCTGATGGGCGTGGTGGTGAACAACGGCATCGTGATGATCGAGCACATCAACACGCTGCGCCGCGGCGGCCTGGGCCGCACCGACGCGCTGGTGGAGGGCAGCCGCGAGCGCCTGCGCCCGATCATGATGACCATGGGCACGGCGATCCTGGCGATGGTGCCCATTGCCATGGGCGGCACGCAGATGGGCGGCGACGGCCCGCCGTACTTCCCGATGGCCCGCGCCATCGCCGGCGGCCTGGCGTTCTCGACCGTGGTCAGCCTGCTGTTCCTGCCGACCATCTACGCGATCCTGGACGACCTCAGCGCGGGCATGCGCCGGCTGGTGCGCCGCGCCCGCGGCGTGCCACCGGAGGTCGCGGTCGGCACGGCCTGA
- a CDS encoding cytochrome c, with amino-acid sequence MRTAFATRLTFALAAALALGACSKIESTDTAASDPGHASGEHGSASSAGLPPGNIAAGEKKAQEKGKATGQSCIDCHGAEGDKPIAATYPHLAGQYADYLAHALQAYRAGDRQHALMTPQAKDLSDQDIANLAAYFSSRKGELRDLHGLD; translated from the coding sequence ATGCGCACCGCCTTCGCTACGCGTCTGACCTTCGCCCTGGCCGCCGCCCTGGCGCTGGGCGCCTGTTCCAAGATCGAGTCCACCGACACCGCCGCATCCGATCCCGGCCACGCCAGCGGCGAGCACGGCAGCGCCTCCTCGGCCGGCCTGCCGCCGGGCAACATCGCCGCCGGCGAGAAGAAGGCGCAGGAGAAGGGCAAGGCCACCGGCCAGAGCTGCATCGACTGCCATGGCGCCGAAGGCGACAAGCCGATCGCGGCCACCTATCCGCACCTGGCCGGCCAGTACGCCGATTACCTGGCCCACGCCCTGCAGGCTTACCGCGCCGGCGATCGCCAGCACGCGCTGATGACCCCGCAGGCCAAGGACCTGAGCGACCAGGACATCGCCAACCTGGCCGCCTACTTCTCCTCGCGCAAGGGTGAGCTGCGGGATTTGCACGGGTTGGATTGA